TTGCCTCTCTCTCATCTTGGTCCTCTCTTTCTCAACTGCACTTCTCACATTGGCGTTGCATTCCTTCATTGTTTATCCCTTTTTTCACCTTCCTGTGAAGTGGTGTTGCTTGTGAGGAATTTGTACCACTTGGAATGGAATCGAAGGCAAGAAAAGAGTGTGCAGAACAGAAGGCAGCTACAAGTTAACTTTTTGAGGGCTTGAAACTGAGAAGCTTATTTTGCATGAAGGGAGTGAGTGTGAGGAGTTGTGACAGTCAAATTGCATGTACTTATGGGCTATAGCCTATACACATGGCGAAAGCGGGGAATGAGGTTGTTTCACGCGCCATGTGCAATGCCAATCACATTGTaataaaaggtaaaataaaaataaaacactatccaatttagcttttatctgctttttattttatttatataaatacaacccatttttaattgtactgcaactttcaattttttttacaaaaatcacaTCTATAAAAGTAGATAAGCACTCCCATAGTTTAGCATAATGGTGGCTCTGGTTCACATGTTTACCATATAGTTCAGTAACATAGTGGGCAAAAGGGTAGTTTTCTGAATTTTACATTGTTTGAGCAGTGTTGATGGAATAGGATCAAGCCCAATACACACTAACTCAAAACTCACTGTTTTTTccattcaaataataatgcaTTTCCGCCCACCTCCCCTGAAATTCTTGTCCAGTACCATTGGTAGTTACATGTCTTAACCTGCCAatagtttcaaatatttcctCCACTCCAGTTGAAGATGAAAGAACCGAGATTTTGCATACAGAAAGACTCAGAGGTGATGAAAACAGAAGCAACCTCTTGGTAAATCGATTGAACGAAATACCCAGTTTTTTTATGAGACACAATTATTCAGTTCCTTGTGTTCACATTGAAGATCCGATTATTCTCATGCTTACCACAGCGTGCATGCGGTTTCGACTAATAGTTTTCGTGAATTGTTAAAAGATCAAAAACCATTAACAACGCCACTGTAACCATGTATGAACAGAGAGCCATCTGTACTAGTATGAAGAATCACCATAATGTACAAAAATCTAGACATTAGACAACACAGACATTTCCAGAAGCTGGGTTGTAGAGAGAAGTCCAAATATGTGCAATACCAGATTCACCTAGGCAACTCGAGGTCTGGTCTTTGATCAAGTGCCTCAATTGCTGAATCATCAGGAAAAGCATCTGGATAGGTTTCCATGATCTTTGCCTTCAGActcctgcaaaattaaaaccaaaatcTCAATGacatgaaatgaaatgtgCAAACTTCTACTCCCCATTGGTGAAGTTTCAAAGGAGATGGGATTTCTGCTCCCCACCTACACCACAAAAGAACTAAAAAAGCCAAACATAACCAGACTAAGTGGCAATTAACCAAGTAAGGAAGAAAATCCGCACATTACACACACGCCAACACTGAACACAGATTTGCATCATAACAACGACAAAGGCTCACATTCAAATGCATTTTCAAGTTTTCATGAAACTAGATTTTGATCAGTAAAACTCAGCAATTTTCTTGCTTCTTAACTCAAAGAAGTGAGCACCAGACAGAAAGAGAAAATTCCAATGATTAGCTCCTCCAGCCCGCAGGCCACGAATTCCACCAATGATGAGACTTAAGGACCACTTTTCTGCATTAGTAGAGGATTTCAACTCACGGTGTATTCTAAAAAGGAAGATTATCAGTATGGTCCCAGGTTGCAGCAATAACTCATTTACTGACAAGAGTAAGGTAACATTATATCATTCATCAAATCGTAAAAGGCATTAATTCAGCAAACCATTTAGATTAATACAAGAGATCTCAAAATCCAAAAccattttaacaataatttacaAACAAGTAATCACAGCCCCGGAAATTGAATTGCACTTCGTAAATCATACCAGATGGCAACACCAGAACTGGAAATTCTTAACCACAAGTACAACATGCCAGACCCACAAAGAATTGCAACAACAAAAACTCTCACCCCACTACACATAAAAGTCAATTGATGAGTTCGTCCAATTGTGcatttattgataataaataagacCAAAAAATTAACCCCAACCACATCATTTCCACAGCTCGTAAACATCCTAATTATAGTTCGCAGCCGGAATAAATACGAAAACGAAGTTGCATACCTGAGCTTCTGAAAGATGTAATCGAGGTCCGATTTCATAGATCTTAAGAGGCGTGTGTTCCTGGAAAAATCCGCAGACACTTCGGAAAAGCAATTCTCTGAGTACTCATTAAAGTGTGATAATACTGCATTGCTGTCCTGCAATCTTCCCAATctgcataattttttcttcaaaagttACTATCTTTGACAATTAAAGGGGATAATGTAAATGCAAGTAaaccaaattttgaaacaGAGTAGACAGATTAaaccacaaaaagaaaaaaaaaaagaatatatatacatacatgagGTTTTGTGATTGTTTGATAGAATCCAAGTCCTGAGAATCAACTAGGGTTTTGAACTCTCTCGAAATTTCTTGTGACGCTGAACGAACCGACTGGCTTCCTGGATCCGCCATGTTTACGATTATTCTGCCCACTGAAACAGCGTATTGTAGGATGCAAAATTGGAGGTTACTTGTGGGCGGATTTAGTGGACTTTCAATTGTTCCATCAGAGATTGGGCTTCGACCACAGAGGCCCTCCTAACACTGAGTAAAAGATTTGGTATGTTAAGAAGTAATGAGGATTTTGATTGGGCCTAGAGTGATGACCCACCCGAACTTCCCCACACTCGAATTTGACTTGGTGTgtgaataattgaaataacCATATCCCCCACCCCCACAATCAATCACATTACCTCCCCTGACCCTGAAATGGGTaaagtaaaagaaagaatGATGATTATAGGTCTGAAATTGAAGAGCAGGTAGAGAGAAGATAAGATTGAATTCAAAAGCCTGCCTTTCCTTCCCGTTCCAGTTCCAGTTGCAGAGATAAAGATAATAGTTGGTCAAAGGggattattatacaaaaacactgctgctgctgctagTGCTAGTCTACTACTGTCCATTCTTTCGTTTATACTGACTGAGTGCTTAAACATTACCTAGCTATACAgcagagaaagagaaaattagtAGCAATTACCAATATTAATAATGGCTACTAAATCTGTAGTAGCCTGCTTCAGCAATTACTACTACTGGTATTGGATTGGGAATACATACAATTACAACAAACAAGGAAGGGGCATTGGGCATTGGGGCCTGATTGTGTCTATTCTTTCAGATTGGGCATTTGCAGGGAAGCTTTAGAAGTGTCAGGATTTTCAAATGCAGTAAAAGGAAAGTCCAAACCAACTAGGACTAGGACTAGGGGTTGGTACTGGGCAGGAGAAGATGCTATGCTATGCCTACAACACCAAATCCATACAATACAATGCATCCACACCCACCATTCATCATCCATCATGTTGTATAATGTTTGATGATGTGCATGAGTGAGGCTGAGGCATCATCAATCTCCACATCAATGAATTCCCATACATCTATATGTGTATCCGATGGGGTTTGAAAAGAGGGTTGGTTTGTTAAATGTTAATTAACAGAGAAAGAGACAAGtaactgtgtgtgtgtgtgatggaGGAATTATCTAACAATGCAGTAGTAGGCAGTAGTTGTCTGTCTCCCACTCTGGCCTACGCCCTACACCAAAAGTTGCTTTTGTTTTCAGGATGAGCCAGCGGATACCAAGGCACGCCTTTGCTGGTGGGCCCGACCCCCCATCAATTTGTGAGACACAAACAATTCATTGTGGCATGATGAGGTCAAACCAGTAATTACAACCTGCCCCATCCTCATTACCTTCTTCCTGCACTCGCCCTCTTTGTATATTGATGATGGTAATTCTGGAAAAAACCAATATATCCTTCAGGAGAGGGTAAAAGGGTCTTTATATTCTGAAAGTATTTGACCAAGGGTCAATCTCTTAAG
This genomic window from Sesamum indicum cultivar Zhongzhi No. 13 linkage group LG12, S_indicum_v1.0, whole genome shotgun sequence contains:
- the LOC105175787 gene encoding kxDL motif-containing protein 1 isoform X2, encoding MADPGSQSVRSASQEISREFKTLVDSQDLDSIKQSQNLILGRLQDSNAVLSHFNEYSENCFSEVSADFSRNTRLLRSMKSDLDYIFQKLRSLKAKIMETYPDAFPDDSAIEALDQRPDLELPR